The Cydia pomonella isolate Wapato2018A chromosome 13, ilCydPomo1, whole genome shotgun sequence genome segment ACACAGAAACACTGCTCAAAAGCCAGACTAGGATTCGATTGAAATTAACTTACCATCATTCTGGTCGGTAACTATCGCCATCCTGTTGGAGTTGACGTCGGTTACCAAACACGTGGGTCTGATCCGCACCAACCACTTGACGGAAAGAGACAGGAGATTGAACACCGCCAGGCAGTTCTCAGTTGTGCACACCAGCTGAAagtaattacatatttttaaatgattaagACTAATAATGATGACTAAGAGGtataaagttttaagtaaaattcGTGTATCAAAAGGTAACCCTAATGCTAGGTATCTAATCACCAAAAAAGATGTATATTTCGGAATCGATGTCTTCTATCGAAGTGCCTAATTTAGAAGCgtcatattttatcaaatttcacATTACTACTCTGTTTAATTATTCTTTGTTCATTTATTCTTAATCAGGAGCTAATTCGTTAAGATTGTTAAGATAAAATACTCACATAATGACTAGCGTCATTGCTTCCAAACTGCACATGCTTCCCCTTAGGACGCAGCGCCGGGTGCGAGAGAGTCGTCCTCATGTTGCACAAATGCGTATCCCAAAGCGTCAGTTTACAACCAAACCAAGCCGCTATAAGCGAACCGTCCTGCGATATCGCCACTCCTCCCATTTCTATCTCAGAATCAACCTCTACCGATTCCAATTTTTGAATCCCTGTAGATTCTTTATGCATATTCATAATCTTCAGAATAAGATCGTCTTTCTTACCAACTGCCTTCAAAAAAGGCAGCTCGACCTTCTCAAACAAATTTTTCACTTCGAACttttttatatcattataaACGCTGCTTGTCGAGAATTGAGCAATTCCAGATGAGTAATAACACGCTGTAAAGCAGTACCATGCGCTCCTTAGGTTTTTGTAAATTTGAATTTGTTCTCGCTTCCATATTCTGAATTTCTGATCCATGCCTGCGGTAACGCAAAACGAACCTGGGCCATTTAGGGCGATGGATACTACTCTTGAACCACCGTGGGATAGGTTAACGCAAGTTGCAAGTTTGAAGGGGATGGTGCTGTTTTGCCCTGTCTGAAAACACCAGAACTTAAGTCTCTCCTCTGGGTATAACACGCCGTCGTGTCGGTATTCTGATGTTACGAGCCAGGTCCCGAGCGAGTTCATTGCAGCGCAAGTCACTTCTGTTTCTAGCGGTATGAGGTTGTGTCTGGATTCTGATGGGACAGCGTTCATTTGTGTTATGTCAAgctgaaataaaatgaatgaacaTTTTGGTTATTTGCAGATTTTCAAAAGTcggtatttaggtaacaacattTATTATCGGATCAACCATATATCCAAACTCGCTAAAAATATCCATATATTGGCTGTCCAATCCGAAccatttttatggaaaaaattttttattgaaacttcATAGTTGGTCCGATattatagtaaaagttgatattttatttatttattgaatacaaAGCAAGCTTACAGTTTTAGACCGATTCACTTACATGCTAGGAAAACagataaaatgtgaaaaataataatattacacgcaaactaataaaaaatagcCATAACATAAATCACCTTAACATGACataaatgtgaccgcggccggcaaaacgtcccactttgtcgcttgccataaagacgcctcgtcaggttattcgtataatgaTACAAGAAACTCTTCTCCTTattgcaagcgacaaagtgggacgttatTGGCgcattaaaatgtcaaaataaatttaaactgtcATTCTACTTCCactttaacccccttattcataaccgtctactaaagttgacaagtcgctaataatcgtttgtccctttccatcacaTCATCTGACGTATCggtacgtcggaaagggacaaacgattattagcggcttgtcaactttagtagacgtttatgaatatgggggtaagaaagaaagaaaataaaatgaggtaaaataatataaatataataaatacaatgtcAAAACAAATTACATATACAATGTCAGTCAAACAAAGTGATGAAAAAATACCTTTTACCTACCTTTATCCCACCTATGTACTTCGCACTATAAATGCGTAATGCGCGatatatcaaaatttaaatgGCTTACTTACATTGAAGAGCATTTTGTCCGTCTTGGTGGAGTACATCTGCAGGTGTCCGGGCCGTCCGCCCATAAACAGGCAGCCAGTTAGCTTGTGGTACACTAAGGCACCGCCCGTGGATCGAGCGACAGACGAAAGTCCGCCGCACTCTAGAATAGTGCAGTGCACCCGCATTTGGGCGTTGGCTATTACCACGGCTGGAAGTTGAAGTGCAAATCATTATAATAAGGCCCACCATACATACAAGAGGCATTGGCAGTTGAATTTAAATCAATAGTTTAGGCAATAAggttgaatttattttgttagtaatatAGAACGAAAAGAAAAATCGCAACTCTATTCCAAATATTCCAATTGGTTCATTTAAATCATTGAtagtaatatataaaaactaaaaaatggaCCCCAAGTTTGACAGTAGAAATatatggcgctgtactgcaCTATAATTCACTACatgttttgtggtcactgaaTTTTCAACATTTAAGAACCACAGCTACGAGTACCCCTCTCAAATTCGAGGCACGATTTTTTCCTAGACTTTACAAGAGTTACACATTATTAGCCAGGTCcatacagagcgagcatacgcgtgaggcaatttcctcacgcacaaaacggccagtgtagacgtgcctcggccgaggcggcgcgctcggacGAGTAAAACGCACgcatgctcgctctgtgtggacccggctatttacTTAAGAAATTATACACtggtcattcacgatgacgcgtgccttgactcgcattgccatattattaaaggttagatttgacaaatctgtgcgtcatcgtggatgattCGTCATATTCCTTAATatggaaaaaagaaaaatggagGAAAATAAAAGTCccacgtttttttttatcggcACATCAGTACGGTTACTTACAGTTATTAGATAGAGTAATAGCAATATTGGAGTTGCTGACAGCGATGTATCTAACGATTCCCGGCAGCCTGGGGATTAAGTCCTTTGCGCCAGCTTGGTCGGACAAGTTAGCTATGCTCCATTTTACCAACACCTTCTCCATGCCTCCCGTTATGAGATAACCacctaaaacaatattattgtattaatattCTCATGAGTCAAACTGTCATTGAAATAAAAGCCAATTTAGATTATGTCTCTAACTTGAAGAACAAAGTTTATTATCAAGTGTCTTTATTTCAATAAGTTTGATGTGAAAAGATTTGAATAGGCAAACTAGAGATGCGCAAAACGCTTTACTGAGTTGAAAAGATTGATTGGTATCTTTAGCTCACGGTGATATAAAGCACTCATTTGCTCAGTGGATCTGTAGACTATATTGTTCATGAGCGAGTAGAGAGAGAGATGTCAATCAATTAGATGCTTTAAGTGCGACCGTGCAGAAGCCGAGAGTGCTCTAGACAGCCAAAGTACTGACAAAGCCCCAGGGCCAGACGGGATAAGCAACGAGATACTGAAACAAGTCAAAGAAGACACACATCTTCAACGAGATCCTAACAACGGAAACCATCCCAGAGCAATGGACACAGTCTAGTACAATCCTAATACACAAGAAGGGGGGCCAGCATGATATAAGCAACTACAGGCCCATAAGCCTGATGTCCAATTTATACAAGATCTtcgcaaaaatttcattaaggCGACTAGAAACAAGAATGGATGAAGAACAACCAGTAGAACAGGCTGGTTTCAGAAAGGGGTACTCAGTACTGAATCATATTTATGTTCTGAGGCAGATACTAGAAAAGTACAAGGAATACAACCTTACATACTACATAGCGTTTATTGATTACAGCAAGGCTTTTGACTCCCTCATACACGAAAAAATCTGGATAGCACTGAAGAGGCAAGGTATTGAACACAAATACATCAGAGTCATCAGCAAAATATATCAACACAGCACATCACGCATTCAACTGGAAAGATATGGGGAGACTTTCAGAATAGAAAAAGGAGTAAGGCAAGGGGATCCCTTATCCCCAAAACTATTCTCCGCTGTCTTGGAGATGGTATTCAGAAACCTGAACTGGGATCAGCTCGGTCTTAACATAGGTGGCCGCCAATTAACACATCTAAGATTTGCGGATGAAATGTCATCCGAACAAATTCTACTTGCTAAAAACTCAGACGACCTAAACAGAATGATAAACGACATTGAAACTAACAGCAGAGAAGTAGGACTATCAATGAACCTAGAAAAAACAAAGGTGATGACAAATGGCGAGAAGAACATCATTAAAATAGTAGAAATGACAGTGGAATATGTGGACGAATACGTTTACCTCGGTCAGATTATATCACCTGATGAAACAATAGAGAAAGAACTAGAGAGAAGAATAGTGAACGGGTGGAAAAGGTACTGGTCCCTGAAAGAAGTCTTCAAAGATAAACAACTCCACTCTAAGACAAAGGGTAAACTATTTAACACATGTGTTCTTACCGTCCTAATGTATTGTAGCCAGACCTGGGCCCTGACAAAAGCTACTACATCCCATCTAGCATGCTGCCAGCGCGCCATGGAAAGGAGAGCATAATAGGTGTACGGAAGACTGACCGGCTACGAAACACCCTAATTAGGAATAGGATGAAAGTCCAAGACATTGCCACAAAAATTAGAAGACTTAAATGGAAATGGGCTGGCCATATCATCCGAGGCACAGATAAATGGAGCAAGCGAGTCACCCAATGGTACCCAACAGAGGGAGAGAGAGGGGCAAAGAGACCTCTAATGAGATGGGATGATGACATCGCGCAGGTAGCTGGCCATACCTGGAGCAGAATGGCAATAGATCGGAGAGAGTggagaaggttggaggaggcctttgccaaaGGGCAAGCAGAGAAAGAATACAAAAGATGGGAGATAATAGAGAGATAATGTGCTACTGTTCTTTGttctgtaaataaaggctattttattttataagtgcgACCAAGGTGGCGAATCATGCGATACAATCCCGCCATGTTTTCCCAACACCTTCTGAATTCTTCAGAGAGATATTTGCACCATCTTAACAAACCATCTTTAATTTGGATGAGATATCTAtaattttaacactagttatgCCTGATTGTTGATTGattgtataattatgtttcatgtgtatgaaacataattatacacttaatggtgttactgaataaataacTGTATGAGATcctattttgtgtaaattggaaGCAAAAGCTTGTTTGTAAATTGACACACTGGTATAGTGcacttattttatacaaaattattttataacaaaaataatattgagcaAACTCAACAATAATCTAATCCCCAAATGAAGAACAATATATCTGTATCTGCAtatgcatatttttttgtacatattccacaatctaatttgaacttttattgCATTGAATAAATAAGAGTACCAAatccaaaaacaaaacaactgcgGCTGGGTCTGAGCAGGTTAAGGTGCTTAgctttaatttgttttaacaaTTTTCTCCATACTAAAACATCCAAGAAAATGCAATTTCTTACCTGATGGAGAAAATCGCACCGCAAATGCAGGTAAAAAATGCCAATGTAACACTTCCCTTGCAACTTCTTTGTAGTGGAAGACGTTGCCTCTGAAAATGGTAGCTCGTCCAAGGGTGTCCACAATGGCCACAGCCGGCTCACTGTGGTGGGTAGCCACATCCAGTATACGGAACTCATTGTAGTTGGAGTGACTGAAATTTATGAGAGAAATGTAATTTTACAGATTTTATAATGTTTCGTAATACTATATTAAGGGCAAGGACTATAGTTGTGCTGTTCTCGAAAATGTTCCCAAAACGGAACAAAAGTAACATGAGAACATTCCACATACTAAAtggagaacattctcgagaatGGCACCACTATAGCAAGGACTGCATATTATGAAACTTCTGTTACAGGTTATAGGCGATTGCAACCACCAAACAAAGTATTAAAAGTAGGCTTAGCATGACTGTAACTTGTGAGTCAATTAGACTTCCCTAAAAGATGGGTATTCCAACTCACGTGCAAGAGACTGTTGTGGCACACTCATGCCAAGCCTACAGAtatgtttgtttgtattttataataaaaacactggTCCCAAATCTCAAAAAAGTGGTCTGAGGACTATAAGCAAGGATTGATTTTCtttgtttaagtatgtatataacaACAACAACTATCTATAACAACAACTGTCATAGTAAGAAAAAGCCTGTAGAATGTGTCAGAGAAAATAATAGCCCTCATTGTCAGTCAAACTTAAAGTAAATTTAACCACTTCAAATGGAGTTAAGGGGTTTCAGACTTAATAATATGACTTTTTCCagtgaatttaaaaatacttactagccATGGACATGTGCTCTATCCAAATTTTGGATGAAAAGAAATTTCGTTAAATTTGATATGGCAGCAAATCTGTCTCTGTTACACCATCCTAAGGCCACTCTGACACTTCCACAGTAAGGTATGTCCCTGTTTTTATATTCTGCCTCTAGTACACCAATTTTTAGATAATATGTTGCTAGACATATTCTATTTTCCGTACCAACTGAAGTTACAAAGCATCTCTCACTGTCAACTAAATCAAATGTGGTGACTTTTCTATCAGCAAGCTTTAATTtctgaaataacaaaaaacatagAATAACAAATAAAGTGCCTCAAAACTATGTGTAGTGTTTTTATAAGTATGTCTTCATAAAAAAcaccaatatttatattttatttatataactttATGTGGCTTGAAAGAAATACTTAAGGGTGATCCATTAATTATAGCACAcaaatttctaggttttttgacccgTCCCCCCCCTCCTTgccacact includes the following:
- the LOC133524212 gene encoding WD repeat-containing protein 75 encodes the protein MVVKTHKPNQEPTKYTLNRKAGRSIIDHRPVFSPDEQSLVIIVENIVRVYCVETGDLVRTLEADTDIDELIGICFDKDGYNLYGCSRSGMLITWTLESGTVLREFKLKLADRKVTTFDLVDSERCFVTSVGTENRICLATYYLKIGVLEAEYKNRDIPYCGSVRVALGWCNRDRFAAISNLTKFLFIQNLDRAHVHGYHSNYNEFRILDVATHHSEPAVAIVDTLGRATIFRGNVFHYKEVAREVLHWHFLPAFAVRFSPSGGYLITGGMEKVLVKWSIANLSDQAGAKDLIPRLPGIVRYIAVSNSNIAITLSNNSVVIANAQMRVHCTILECGGLSSVARSTGGALVYHKLTGCLFMGGRPGHLQMYSTKTDKMLFNLDITQMNAVPSESRHNLIPLETEVTCAAMNSLGTWLVTSEYRHDGVLYPEERLKFWCFQTGQNSTIPFKLATCVNLSHGGSRVVSIALNGPGSFCVTAGMDQKFRIWKREQIQIYKNLRSAWYCFTACYYSSGIAQFSTSSVYNDIKKFEVKNLFEKVELPFLKAVGKKDDLILKIMNMHKESTGIQKLESVEVDSEIEMGGVAISQDGSLIAAWFGCKLTLWDTHLCNMRTTLSHPALRPKGKHVQFGSNDASHYLVCTTENCLAVFNLLSLSVKWLVRIRPTCLVTDVNSNRMAIVTDQNDVFVFNPRSSAPILKQNRVLDPSTGVINACAFVQSIKHESRLYLMRNDSEIYCLEPEQSKKDQLEVISHTNLPTSNFGALLAEQQVSEVTPAQAGELEELNQDALGSGAIQQFLSAAPHMLPPVSLICTEFLEHISGQEIAEEPEETDISIMEVDPQSSDDEIEEVKETQVEPKTQLWTPNYEAIKKKRLKKILTMPLLQEDAAGAIFGLSK